A genomic segment from Osmerus mordax isolate fOsmMor3 chromosome 5, fOsmMor3.pri, whole genome shotgun sequence encodes:
- the fbxo28 gene encoding F-box only protein 28, whose protein sequence is MKMAAVVERVEGGVGSLDSDSVSPRLSTPPPDQPHQNNPLLGLPIVAIETILNFLSYDEISLLRLVCKRMDMINQRMLNQGFLRVERYHSLCQRQVKAQLPRRESERRNHSLARHADILAAVETRLSLLNMTFMKYVDSNLCCFIPGKVIDEIYRVLRYVNSTRAPQRAHEVLQELRDISSMAMEYFDEKIVPILKKRLPGADLSGRLIGSAPVAGPSTSLTTMSLLAKNTPSRSEMTKVQQQVKVNGASMTALRREMQEVRVKQLEQQKQLQDQEQKLLEQTQVIGEQNARLAELEHKLRELMDSAVGGVPPSSGSRPAVASTSASSSAGSPSSVTAVVATTPGAMATASSVLPGGAEGDCSPPFKRTRKSSDLPRQSKRLRCKK, encoded by the exons ATGAAGATGGCGGCCGTTGTAGAGAGAGTTGAGGGAGGTGTAGGGTCCCTGGATTCCGACTCGGTGTCTCCGAGGTTGTCTACACCACCACCCGATCAACCGCATCAGAACAATCCTCTACTTGGACTCCCTATTGTGGCTATTGAGACCATTCTGAATTTCTTGTCATACGACGAAATTAGTCTACTACGCTTG GTATGCAAGCGTATGGACATGATCAACCAGCGCATGCTGAACCAAGGCTTCCTCAGGGTGGAACGCTACCACAGCTTGTGCCAGAGGCAGGTCAAAGCCCAGCTACCTAG GCGTGAATCAGAGCGAAGGAACCACTCATTGGCTCGTCACGCTGATATCCTAGCTGCTGTTGAAACTCGCCTGTCCCTTCTCAACATGACCTTCATGAAATATGTGGACTCCAATCTTTGCTGCTTCATCCCTGGAAAG gtgATTGATGAGATTTACCGCGTGCTGCGCTACGTCAACTCCACACGTGCTCCCCAGCGGGCTCATGAGGTCCTGCAAGAGCTGCGGGACATCTCCTCGATGGCCATGGAGTACTTTGATGAGAAGATCGTTCCCATTCTGAAAAAGAGGCTGCCTGGGGCAGACTTGTCTGGGCGCCTCATTGGATCTGCCCCAG TGGCCGGCCCATCCACCTCCCTGACCACCATGTCTCTGCTGGCCAAGAACACGCCATCGCGCTCAGAGATGACCAAAGTGCAGCAGCAGGTGAAGGTGAATGGGGCGTCCATGACGGCCCTGCGGAGGGAGATGCAGGAGGTGCGTGTCAAGCAACTGGAGCAGCAGAAACAGCTGCAGGACCAGGAACAGAAGTTGCTGGAACAGACGCAGGTCATCGGAGAGCAGAATGCCCGGCTGGCGGAGCTGGAGCACAAGCTCAGGGAACTGATGGACAGCGCCGTTGGAGGAGTCCCGCCCAGCTCTGGGTCCAGGCCGGCAGTGGCCTCCACATCGGCCTCCTCTTCCGCCGGGTCTCCCTCTTCCGTCACGGCAGTTGTGGCAACCACACCCGGTGCCATGGCCACAGCAAGCAGCGTTTTGCCTGGAGGGGCGGAGGGTGACTGCAGCCCACCCTTTAAACGCACCAGGAAGAGTTCAGACCTACCACGGCAGTCCAAACGCCTGCGCTGCAAGAAATAA
- the si:dkey-191g9.7 gene encoding uncharacterized protein si:dkey-191g9.7 isoform X1: protein MQHFGLQLMLSKKGFLMAEGGPPASELFPTGGATVPLDGALSADPLLPLSKSSVDVLTAPRHQEEPKTSSDRQTSFLQRDNAGRSQVDSQKSPADPRCTTQHPADPVPPRTSARPHSIAEANASQRLGGVANHSLQVDRGMMLSVCREGLAVSSTSQRDLRWDRLGPGPLPVQRSHSDILHLVREAGGPSPPGYPGRDTPQEALLQAHPMLACKQAMQLQHCNAVTTTCRGGNSGGGSPKPQPPGGCVRMCSSGPSNPTSEVCGNAPHHHPHCEEGMCHGAFVHHGTLEDTFAAYCHPQPIPAPTQQAPRQAGVDSDYRDARLMAGHPAANLLALPRLISSVSETGLDAKRMLRCCKLNCTWVRPLPPGGGGPPQGEEYGGCSTRAATRETGTMTACKELRDAGVQTVHAPEPPPPHVFPQVCLVEDSPNRAENANGVAEVASGGQKTPVKEVKWDAEGMTWEVYGASVDPEELGLAIQRHLELQIKETAGRAAKLSRQDTITSCKSSNDTGRRRKRAGVMASIRSPACCARSSTAVD, encoded by the exons ATGCAGCATTTTGGCCTCCAACTAATGCTTTCTAAGAAG GGTTTTCTCATGGCAGAGGGCGGGCCACCCGCTTCTGAGTTGTTCCCAACGGGGGGTGCCACGGTGCCACTTGATGGGGCCCTCTCCGCTGACCCCCTACTGCCCCTCTCCAAGAGCTCTGTTGACGTGCTGACTGCCCCACGGCACCAAGAGGAACCAAAGACATCCAGCGACCGTCAAACTTCATTTCTTCAGAGAGACAATGCTGGTAGAAGTCAGGTGGACAGTCAAAAGTCACCTGCAGACCCCCGGTGTACTACCCAACACCCGGCGGATCCAGTGCCACCCAGGACTTCAGCCCGCCCCCACAGCATAGCTGAGGCAAATGCATCACAGAGGCTAGGAGGCGTTGCAAATCATAGCCTCCAAGTCGACCGGGGCATGatgttgtctgtgtgtagggAAGGCCTTGcagtctcctccacctcccagagAGACTTGAGATGGGACAGGCTGGGACCAGGACCGCTGCCTGTTCAGAGGAGTCATTCCGACATCCTCCATCTggtcagggaggctggaggcccgTCGCCCCCTGGTTACCCTGGGAGAGACACCCCTCAGGAGGCCCTTCTTCAGGCCCACCCCATGTTAGCCTGCAAGCAGGCCATGCAGCTGCAGCACTGCAACGCAGTCACCACCACCTGCCGCGGGGGAAACAGCGGAGGAGGTAGCCCCAAGCCGCAGCCTCCGGGCGGGTGTGTCAGGATGTGCAGCTCTGGTCCTTCCAATCCTACGTCGGAGGTCTGCGGAAAtgctccccaccaccacccgcaCTGTGAGGAGGGTATGTGTCACGGCGCGTTTGTCCACCATGGGACCCTGGAGGACACGTTCGCGGCCTACTGCCACCCCCAGCCCATCCCAGCCCCCACCCAGCAGGCGCCACGCCAAGCCGGCGTGGACTCCGATTATCGTGACGCGAGATTGATGGCGGGTCACCCGGCAGCTAACCTCCTGGCCCTCCCTCGCCTCATCTCCTCCGTCAGTGAGACCGGGCTGGACGCCAAGCGCATGCTGCGCTGCTGCAAACTCAACTGCACCTGGGTGAGaccactgccccctggtggtggaggGCCGCCGCAGGGGGAGGAGTACGGCGGCTGTAGTACCCGAGCCGCCACAAGGGAGACAGGGACCATGACAGCCTGCAAGGAGCTCAGGGACGCAGGGGTGCAGACAGTCCATGCCCCTgagcctcccccaccccacgtCTTCCCCCAGGTCTGCCTGGTCGAGGACTCCCCCAACCGGGCCGAGAACGCTAACGGCGTGGCGGAGGTGGCGAGCGGCGGCCAGAAGACCCCGGTGAAAGAGGTGAAGTGGGACGCGGAGGGAATGACGTGGGAGGTGTACGGGGCGTCGGTGGACCCTGAAGAGTTGGGATTGGCCATTCAACGGCACCTGGAGCTGCAGATCAAGGAGACGGCAGGCCGTGCCGCCAAGCTGTCTCGCCAGGACACCATCACCTCGTGCAAAAGCAGCAATGACACAGGGCGCAGGAGAAAGAGGGCCGGGGTGATGGCCTCCATCCGCAGTCCTGCCTGCTGCGCCCGCTCCAGCACCGCGGTAGACtga
- the polr1c gene encoding DNA-directed RNA polymerases I and III subunit RPAC1, with amino-acid sequence MAASRSNVDEIRNRVILQEFGVRNVHTTDYPGNYPGYDDAWNMQKFQKNFRIDIVEMDETTMEFDMVGIDAAIANAFRRIMLAEVPTMAVEKVYIYNNTSIIQDEILAHRLGLIPIKADPRLFEYRNIGEEGGEEEGTEIDTIQLQLKIKCTRNPRAPKDSSDPRELYLNHMVYSKDMKWVPIGNQADVFADANIGPVHGDILIAQLRPGQELDVVMSCVKGIGKDHAKFSPVATASYRLLPEITLMETVEGEKAERLKSCFSPGVIELENCNGKVIAKVVNSRPDTCSREVLRHDDLKNLVKLARVRDHFIFSVESTGILPPDVVVTEAIKVLMSKCRRFLNELDSTEVD; translated from the exons ATGGCAGCGTCCAGGAGCAACGTGGATGAAATTCGGAATAGAGTCATTTTACAAGAATTTGGTGTTCGGAAT GTTCATACAACTGACTACCCTGGTAATTACCCGGGCTACGATGATGCATGGAATATGCAGAAATTCCAAAAG AATTTCAGAATCGATATTGTGGAAATGGATGAGACAACCATGGAGTTCGACATGGTGGGAATAGATGCTGCCATTGCAAATGCCTTTCGTAGGATAATGCTGGCTGAG GTTCCCACCATGGCAGTTGAAAAAGTGTATATCTACAACAACACATCTATTATACAGGATGAGATTCTTGCCCACAGACTAGGCCTCATCCCCATCAAAGCTGACCCTCGTTTGTTCGAATACAGAAACATTg gggaggaaggaggggaagaagaaggCACAGAAATAGACACAATTCAACTCCAGCTGAAAATCAAATGCACTAGGAACCCTAGGGCCCCTAAAGACTCGTCTGACCCCAGGGAGCTGTACCTTAACCATATGG TGTACTCCAAGGACATGAAGTGGGTCCCGATTGGGAACCAGGCTGACGTGTTTGCCGATGCCAATATTGGCCCTGTCCACGGGGACATCCTGATAGCACAGCTACGGCCAGGACAGGAGCTTGACGTTGTCATGAGCTGTGTGAAGGGCATCG GTAAAGACCATGCAAAGTTCTCACCTGTTGCAACAGCCAGCTACAGGCTCCTCCCAGAGATCACTCTAATGGAAACTGTAGAGGGCGAGAAGGCAGAGAGGCTGAAGAGCTGTTTCTCACCTGGTGTAATTGAATTGGAAAACTGCAATG GAAAGGTTATTGCCAAAGTTGTGAACAGCCGCCCAGACACATGCAGTAGGGAGGTTCTCAGACATGATGACCTCAAGAATCTTGTAAAGCTGGCCAGAGTGCGGGACCATTTCATCT TTTCTGTTGAGTCCACTGGCATCTTACCTCCAGATGTTGTGGTCACGGAGGCTATCAAAGTTCTTATGAGTAAATGTCGGAGATTTCTCAATGAACTCGACTCAACAGAGGTGGATTGA
- the si:dkey-191g9.7 gene encoding uncharacterized protein si:dkey-191g9.7 isoform X2, protein MAEGGPPASELFPTGGATVPLDGALSADPLLPLSKSSVDVLTAPRHQEEPKTSSDRQTSFLQRDNAGRSQVDSQKSPADPRCTTQHPADPVPPRTSARPHSIAEANASQRLGGVANHSLQVDRGMMLSVCREGLAVSSTSQRDLRWDRLGPGPLPVQRSHSDILHLVREAGGPSPPGYPGRDTPQEALLQAHPMLACKQAMQLQHCNAVTTTCRGGNSGGGSPKPQPPGGCVRMCSSGPSNPTSEVCGNAPHHHPHCEEGMCHGAFVHHGTLEDTFAAYCHPQPIPAPTQQAPRQAGVDSDYRDARLMAGHPAANLLALPRLISSVSETGLDAKRMLRCCKLNCTWVRPLPPGGGGPPQGEEYGGCSTRAATRETGTMTACKELRDAGVQTVHAPEPPPPHVFPQVCLVEDSPNRAENANGVAEVASGGQKTPVKEVKWDAEGMTWEVYGASVDPEELGLAIQRHLELQIKETAGRAAKLSRQDTITSCKSSNDTGRRRKRAGVMASIRSPACCARSSTAVD, encoded by the coding sequence ATGGCAGAGGGCGGGCCACCCGCTTCTGAGTTGTTCCCAACGGGGGGTGCCACGGTGCCACTTGATGGGGCCCTCTCCGCTGACCCCCTACTGCCCCTCTCCAAGAGCTCTGTTGACGTGCTGACTGCCCCACGGCACCAAGAGGAACCAAAGACATCCAGCGACCGTCAAACTTCATTTCTTCAGAGAGACAATGCTGGTAGAAGTCAGGTGGACAGTCAAAAGTCACCTGCAGACCCCCGGTGTACTACCCAACACCCGGCGGATCCAGTGCCACCCAGGACTTCAGCCCGCCCCCACAGCATAGCTGAGGCAAATGCATCACAGAGGCTAGGAGGCGTTGCAAATCATAGCCTCCAAGTCGACCGGGGCATGatgttgtctgtgtgtagggAAGGCCTTGcagtctcctccacctcccagagAGACTTGAGATGGGACAGGCTGGGACCAGGACCGCTGCCTGTTCAGAGGAGTCATTCCGACATCCTCCATCTggtcagggaggctggaggcccgTCGCCCCCTGGTTACCCTGGGAGAGACACCCCTCAGGAGGCCCTTCTTCAGGCCCACCCCATGTTAGCCTGCAAGCAGGCCATGCAGCTGCAGCACTGCAACGCAGTCACCACCACCTGCCGCGGGGGAAACAGCGGAGGAGGTAGCCCCAAGCCGCAGCCTCCGGGCGGGTGTGTCAGGATGTGCAGCTCTGGTCCTTCCAATCCTACGTCGGAGGTCTGCGGAAAtgctccccaccaccacccgcaCTGTGAGGAGGGTATGTGTCACGGCGCGTTTGTCCACCATGGGACCCTGGAGGACACGTTCGCGGCCTACTGCCACCCCCAGCCCATCCCAGCCCCCACCCAGCAGGCGCCACGCCAAGCCGGCGTGGACTCCGATTATCGTGACGCGAGATTGATGGCGGGTCACCCGGCAGCTAACCTCCTGGCCCTCCCTCGCCTCATCTCCTCCGTCAGTGAGACCGGGCTGGACGCCAAGCGCATGCTGCGCTGCTGCAAACTCAACTGCACCTGGGTGAGaccactgccccctggtggtggaggGCCGCCGCAGGGGGAGGAGTACGGCGGCTGTAGTACCCGAGCCGCCACAAGGGAGACAGGGACCATGACAGCCTGCAAGGAGCTCAGGGACGCAGGGGTGCAGACAGTCCATGCCCCTgagcctcccccaccccacgtCTTCCCCCAGGTCTGCCTGGTCGAGGACTCCCCCAACCGGGCCGAGAACGCTAACGGCGTGGCGGAGGTGGCGAGCGGCGGCCAGAAGACCCCGGTGAAAGAGGTGAAGTGGGACGCGGAGGGAATGACGTGGGAGGTGTACGGGGCGTCGGTGGACCCTGAAGAGTTGGGATTGGCCATTCAACGGCACCTGGAGCTGCAGATCAAGGAGACGGCAGGCCGTGCCGCCAAGCTGTCTCGCCAGGACACCATCACCTCGTGCAAAAGCAGCAATGACACAGGGCGCAGGAGAAAGAGGGCCGGGGTGATGGCCTCCATCCGCAGTCCTGCCTGCTGCGCCCGCTCCAGCACCGCGGTAGACtga
- the ndst2a gene encoding bifunctional heparan sulfate N-deacetylase/N-sulfotransferase 2, with protein MLGVGVWKLVRGVRQLELHRLILALILFCLLSMACLAYYVSNSPKIKEAPPLPFSDCGGGPALAAGAGAGGGPGGQRTPLFVPPRSGRPRPVKAVDNSRTEPVVLVFVESIYSQLGQEIVAILESSRFRYRTEIAPGKGDMPTLTERNRGRYALVIYENVLKYVNLDAWNRDLLDKYCVEYGVGVVGFFKANENSLLSAQLKGFPLFLHSHLGLRDYRINPNAPLLYITRPNEVEAGPLPGDDWTVFQSNHSTYEPVLLASTKSSEALAHLGPLRAVHATVVQDLGLHDGIQRVLFGNNLNFWLHKLVFVDAIAYLTGKRLCLSLERHLLVDVDDIFVGKEGTRMKVSDVEALLNTQNKLRTLVPNFTFNLGFSGKFYHTGTDEEDRGDDMLLRHRKEFWWFPHMWSHMQPHLFHNVSVLAEQMRLNMLFAQEHGIPTDMGYAVAPHHSGVYPVHSQLYEAWKSVWGIKVTSTEEYPHLRPARYRRGFIHSGIQVLPRQTCGLFTHTIFYNEYPGGSKELDKSIRGGELFLTVLLNPISIFMTHLSNYGNDRLGLYTFESLVKFVQCWTNLHLQTLPPVQLAQKYFQIFPEERDPLWQNPCHDKRHKDIWSKEKTCDRLPRFLVIGPQKTGTTALHSFLSLHPAITSSFPSPSTFEEIQFFSGPNYDNGIDWYMDFFPFPSNVSTDFMFEKSANYFDTEVAPKRVAALLPRAKILAVLINPADRAYSWYQHQRAHQDPAAINHTFSQVVTAGPTSPRDLLMLQRRCLKPGAYATHLERWLRHYQPNQMHIVDGTLLRSNPALVMEGIQRFLAVTPIFNYTQALTYDESKGFWCQRVEAGRPKCLGKSKGRKYPEMSPETRAFLTEHYREHNMELLRLLNRLGQPLPSWLREELQSSSWS; from the exons ATGTTGGGAGTGGGCGTGTGGAAGCTGGTGCGCGGCGTCCGCCAGCTGGAGCTGCACCGGCTCATCCTGGCGCTCATCCTCTTCTGCCTGCTCTCCATGGCCTGCCTGGCCTACTACGTCAGCAACAGCCCCAAGATCAAGGAGGCGCCCCCCCTGCCCTTCAGTGACTGCGGCGGGGGCCCCGCGCTCGCCGCGGGGGCAGGCGCCGGAGGCGGCCCGGGAGGCCAGCGGACGCCCCTCTTCGTGCCGCCGCGCTCGGGCCGCCCGCGGCCCGTCAAGGCCGTGGACAACTCGCGGACGGAGCCGGTGGTGCTTGTGTTCGTGGAGAGCATCTACTCGCAGCTGGGCCAGGAGATCGTGGCCATCCTGGAGTCGAGCCGCTTCCGCTACCGCACGGAGATCGCCCCGGGCAAGGGCGACATGCCCACGCTGACGGAGCGCAACCGCGGCCGCTACGCGCTCGTCATCTACGAGAACGTGCTCAAGTATGTCAACCTGGACGCCTGGAACCGCGACCTGCTGGACAAGTACTGCGTGGAGTACGGCGTGGGCGTGGTGGGCTTCTTCAAGGCCAACGAGAACTCGCTGCTCAGCGCCCAGCTCAAGggcttccccctcttcctgcacTCCCACCTGGGCCTGAGGGACTACCGCATCAACCCCAACGCCCCGCTGCTTTACATCACCCGGCCCAACGAGGTGGAGGCGGGCCCCCTGCCGGGCGACGACTGGACCGTCTTCCAGTCCAACCACTCCACCTACGAGCCCGTCCTGCTGGCCAGCACCAAGTCGTCGGAGGCGCTGGCCCACCTGGGCCCCCTCCGCGCGGTCCACGCCACCGTGGTGCAGGACCTGGGCCTGCACGACGGCATCCAGCGGGTGCTGTTCGGCAACAACCTCAACTTCTGGCTGCACAAGCTGGTGTTTGTGGACGCCATCGCCTACCTGACGGGGAAGAGGCTGTGCTTGTCGCTGGAGCGCCACCTGCTGGTGGACGTGGACGACATCTTCGTGGGGAAGGAGGGCACCCGCATGAAGGTGTCGGACGTGGAG GCCTTACTCAACACTCAGAACAAGCTGCGGACTCTGGTACCCAATTTTACCTTCAACCTGGGCTTTTCTGGAAAGTTCTATCACACAG gcacagACGAGGAGGACCGGGGGGACGACATGCTCCTGCGACACAGGAAGGAGTTCTGGTGGTTCCCTCACATGTGGAGCCACATGCAGCCCCACCTGTTCCATAACGTCAGCGTGCTGGCAGAGCAAATGAGACTCAACATGCTCTTCGCCCAG GAGCACGGCATCCCCACAGACATGGGCTATGCGGTGGCCCCCCATCACTCGGGGGTGTACCCCGTGCACAGCCAGCTGTACGAGGCCTGGAAGTCAGTGTGGGGCATCAAGGTGACCAGCACGGAGGAGTACCCCCACCTCCGGCCCGCCCGCTACCGCAGGGGCTTCATCCACAGTGGCATCCAG GTGCTGCCCAGGCAGACGTGTGGCCTCTTCACCCACACCATCTTCTATAACGAGTACCCCGGGGGCTCCAAGGAGCTGGACAAGAGCATCCGCGGAGGAGAGCTCTTCCTCACCGTGCTGCTCAACCct ATCAGCATCTTCATGACCCACCTGTCTAACTATGGCAACGACCGCCTGGGCCTGTACACCTTTGAGTCACTGGTGAAGTTTGTCCAGTGCTGGACCAACCTGCACCTGCAGACCTTGCCCCCTGTCCAGCTGGCCCAGAAGTACTTCCAGATCTTTCCAGAGGAGAGGGACCCCCTCTGGCAG AACCCTTGTCACGACAAGAGACACAAGGATATCTGGTCCAAGGAGAAGACGTGCGACAGGCTACCCAGGTTCCTGGTCATAGGCCCACAGAaaacag gcaCCACGGCCCTCCACTCGTTCCTgagcctccacccagccatcaCCAGCAGCTTCCCAAGCCCCTCCACCTTCGAGGAGATCCAGTTCTTCAGCGGGCCAAACTACGACAACGGCATCGACTG GTACATGGActtcttccccttcccctccaacGTCAGCACCGACTTCATGTTCGAGAAGAGCGCCAACTACTTCGACACAGAGGTGGCGCCCAAGCGGGTCGCCGCCCTGCTGCCCCGGGCCAAGATCCTGGCGGTGCTCATCAACCCGGCGGACCGCGCCTACTCCTGGTACCAG CACCAACGAGCTCACCAGGACCCAGCAGCCATCAACCACACCTTCAGCCAGGTGGTGACGGCCGGGCCCACCTCCCCACGAGACCTGCTCATGCTGCAGAGACGCTGCCTTAAACCCGGGGCCTACGCCACGCACCTGGAGCGCTGGCTACGCCACTACCAGCCCAACCAg ATGCACATCGTGGATGGCACCCTGCTTCGCTCCAACCCTGCCCTGGTGATGGAGGGCATCCAGAGGTTCCTGGCCGTAACCCCCATCTTCAACTATACCCAGGCTCTCAC GTATGATGAAAGTAAAGGGTTCTGGTGCCAGAGAGTAGAAGCAGGTCGACCCAAGTGTCTAGGCAAGAGTAAAGGCAGGAAATACCCAGAGATGAGCCCCGAG acgCGTGCCTTCCTGACGGAGCATTACCGCGAGCACAACATGGAGCTGCTGCGGCTCCTGAACCGCCTGGGgcagcctctcccctcctggctCCGAGAGGAGCTCCAGAGCAGCAGCTGGAGCTGA